Proteins found in one Quercus robur chromosome 2, dhQueRobu3.1, whole genome shotgun sequence genomic segment:
- the LOC126715427 gene encoding uncharacterized protein LOC126715427, protein MPRPGPRPYECVRRAWHSDRHHPIRGSIVQQIFRVANESHSDVTKKNKEWQEKLPIVVLKAEEIMYSKANSEVEYMSLETLWDRVNDAINTIIRRDESTETGELLPPCIEAALNLGCVPVRASRSQRHTNPRSYLTPRTHEPPSAPARTTYEHRPQLSPVHSGNPLNLSRATSINSARFVSESNCHVNPNANLTAPRTYPFSLESVPAGRNQLMTMESNTPLNLGTVYPLYYGTHYQTGESQLGSRVPEEPHSDTIYVGTPIRTSTSEPAEIGVLQNLFACKNSENTSRGFAQDTQEKPRERECDLSLRLGLSSHSCMNIDKSLACETEDVGSTGSQDGGKVGDLSPQTKEFCFFPRQAANDPFESSSREWNSKGEGQNSEATMRKRKAPDDGQFCWQMELPSDRFTGHSEGRGL, encoded by the exons ATGCCAAGGCCAGGCCCTAGACCTTACGAGTGCGTTAGGAGAGCTTGGCACAGCGATAGACACCATCCCATAAGAGGTTCCATTGTTCAACAGATTTTCAG GGTCGCCAATGAGTCTCACAGCGATGTAACCAAAAAGAACAAAGAGTGGCAAGAGAAGCTCCCTATCGTTGTTCTGAAAGCAGAAGAAATCATGTACTCCAAAGCAAATTCTGAg GTTGAGTATATGAGTCTTGAAACACTATGGGACAGAGTAAATGATGCCATTAACACAATCATTCGGAGAGATGAGAGCACTGAAACCGGAGAGCTTTTGCCGCCTTGCATTGAAg CTGCCCTTAATCTGGGCTGTGTTCCGGTGAGGGCTTCGAGAAGCCAAAGGCACACTAATCCTAGGAGTTACCTTACGCCGAGAACCCATGAGCCCCCTTCTGCACCTGCTAGAACTACTTATGAACATCGGCCTCAGTTGTCGCCAGTTCACTCCGGAAACCCGTTAAACCTTTCAAGAGCCACTTCCATAAATTCTGCTCGTTTTGTTTCGGAATCTAACTGCCATGTCAACCCAAATGCTAACCTCACCGCCCCTCGGACTTACCCTTTCTCATTAGAGAGCGTTCCTGCTGGTCGTAACCAGTTGATGACCATGGAAAGTAACACCCCATTGAACTTGGGTACAGTGTATCCATTGTACTATGGAACTCACTATCAAACTGGAGAGTCTCAATTAGGCTCCCGGGTCCCAGAAGAGCCACATTCCGATACTATATATGTTGGCACACCAATCAGAACATCAACTTCAGAGCCTGCCGAAATTGGTGTCTTGCAGAACCTTTTCGCCTGTAAGAACTCTGAAAATACTTCAAGAGGCTTTGCGCAAGACACCCAGGAGAAGCCACGGGAGAGAGAATGTGATTTATCTTTGAGGTTGGGTCTATCTTCTCACTCCTGTATGAACATTGACAAAAGTTTAGCTTGTGAAACTGAAGATGTTGGTTCAACTGGTTCTCAAGATGGGGGGAAGGTTGGTGATTTGTCTCCACAGACAAAGGAGTTCTGTTTTTTCCCGAGGCAGGCTGCTAATGATCCCTTTGAGTCTAGTTCAAGAGAGTGGAATTCAAAGGGTGAAGGTCAGAATTCGGAGGCAACAATGAGGAAGCGTAAGGCGCCCGATGATGGGCAATTTTGCTGGCAAATGGAGCTTCCATCTGACCGGTTTACCGGTCATAGTGAAGGGCGAGGTTTGTAG